In Palaemon carinicauda isolate YSFRI2023 chromosome 21, ASM3689809v2, whole genome shotgun sequence, the following proteins share a genomic window:
- the LOC137615093 gene encoding uncharacterized PE-PGRS family protein PE_PGRS20-like, whose protein sequence is MAVNYITGMDPLSINQPIAAICNSVITGGKNAISGWNGILLGPSACVGTEGGRSGCGGAEGGRSGCGGAEGGRSGCGGAEGGRSGCGGAEGGRSGCGGAEGGRSGCGGAEGGRSGCGGAEGGRSGCGGAEGGRSGCGGAEGGRSGCGGAEGGRSGCGGAEGGRSGCGGAEGGRSGCGGAEGGRSGCGGAEGGRSGCGGAEGGRSGCGGAEGGRSGCGGAEGGRSGCGGAEGGRSGCGGAEGGRSGCGGAEGGRSGCGGAEGGRSGCGGAEGGRSGCGGAEGGRSGCGGAEGGRSGCGGAEGGRSGCGGAEGGRSGCGGAEGGRSGCGGAEGGRSGCGGAEGGRSGCGGAEGGRSGCGGAEGGRSGCGGAEGGRSGCGGAEGGRSGCGGAEGGRSGCGGAEGVPKGVGRVSPRLRSAKGSRPRLRSAKGSRPRLRSAKGSRPRLRSAKGSRPRLRSAKGSRPRLRSAKGSRPRLRSAKGSRPRLRSAKGSRPRLRSAKGSRPRLRSAKGSRPRLRSAKGSRPRLRSAKGSRPRLRSAKGSRPRLRSAKGSRPRLRSAKGSRPRLSSAKGSRQRLSSAEWSRQRLQSAEGSRPRLQSAEGSRPRLQSAEGSRPRLRRAEGSWPRLRRAEGSWPRLRRADGSWPRLRRAEGSRPRLQSAEGSRPRLRRADGSWPRFKKSRWKLAAF, encoded by the exons TGTCGGAACCGAGGGAGGTAGGTCGGGCTGCGGCGGAGCCGAGGGAGGTAGGTCGGGCTGCGGCGGAGCCGAGGGAGGTAGGTCGGGCTGCGGCGGAGCCGAGGGAGGTAGGTCGGGCTGCGGCGGAGCCGAGGGAGGTAGGTCGGGCTGCGGCGGAGCCGAGGGAGGTAGGTCGGGCTGCGGCGGAGCCGAGGGAGGTAGGTCGGGCTGCGGCGGAGCCGAGGGAGGTAGGTCGGGCTGCGGCGGAGCCGAGGGAGGTAGGTCGGGCTGCGGCGGAGCCGAGGGAGGTAGGTCGGGCTGCGGCGGAGCCGAGGGAGGTAGGTCGGGCTGCGGCGGAGCCGAGGGAGGTAGGTCGGGCTGCGGCGGAGCCGAGGGAGGTAGGTCGGGCTGCGGCGGAGCCGAGGGAGGTAGGTCGGGCTGCGGCGGAGCCGAGGGAGGTAGGTCGGGCTGCGGCGGAGCCGAGGGAGGTAGGTCGGGCTGCGGCGGAGCCGAGGGAGGTAGGTCGGGCTGCGGCGGAGCCGAGGGAGGTAGGTCGGGCTGCGGCGGAGCCGAGGGAGGTAGGTCGGGCTGCGGCGGAGCCGAGGGAGGTAGGTCGGGCTGCGGCGGAGCCGAGGGAGGTAGGTCGGGCTGCGGCGGAGCCGAGGGAGGTAGGTCGGGCTGCGGCGGAGCCGAGGGAGGTAGGTCGGGCTGCGGCGGAGCCGAGGGAGGTAGGTCGGGCTGCGGCGGAGCCGAGGGAGGTAGGTCGGGCTGCGGCGGAGCCGAGGGAGGTAGGTCGGGCTGCGGCGGAGCCGAGGGAGGTAGGTCGGGCTGCGGCGGAGCCGAGGGAGGTAGGTCGGGCTGCGGCGGAGCCGAGGGAGGTAGGTCGGGCTGCGGCGGAGCCGAGGGAGGTAGGTCGGGCTGCGGCGGAGCCGAGGGAGGTAGGTCGGGCTGCGGCGGAGCCGAGGGAGGTAGGTCGGGCTGCGGCGGAGCCGAGGGAGGTAGGTCGGGCTGCGGCGGAGCCGAGGGAGGTAGGTCGGGCTGCGGCGGAGCCGAGGGAGGTAGGTCGGGCTGCGGCGGAGCCGAGGGAG TGCCAAAGGGAGTAGGCCGCGTTAGCCCGCGTTTAAGAAGTGCCAAAGGGAGTAGGCCGCGTTTAAGAAGTGCCAAAGGGAGTAGGCCGCGTTTAAGAAGTGCCAAAGGGAGTAGGCCGCGTTTAAGAAGTGCCAAAGGGAGTAGGCCGCGTTTAAGAAGTGCCAAAGGGAGTAGGCCGCGTTTAAGAAGTGCCAAAGGGAGTAGGCCGCGTTTAAGAAGTGCCAAAGGGAGTAGGCCGCGTTTAAGAAGTGCCAAAGGGAGTAGGCCGCGTTTAAGAAGTGCCAAAGGGAGTAGGCCGCGTTTAAGAAGTGCCAAAGGGAGTAGGCCGCGTTTAAGAAGTGCCAAAGGGAGTAGGCCGCGTTTAAGAAGTGCCAAAGGGAGTAGGCCGCGTTTAAGAAGTGCCAAAGGGAGTAGGCCGCGTTTAAGAAGTGCCAAAGGGAGTAGGCCGCGTTTAAGAAGTGCCAAAGGGAGTAGGCCGCGTTTAAGTAGTGCCAAAGGGAGTAGGCAGCGTTTAAGTAGTGCCGAATGGAGTAGGCAGCGTTTACAAAGTGCCGAAGGAAGTAGGCCGCGTTTACAAAGTGCCGAAGGAAGTAGGCCGCGTTTACAAAGTGCCGAAGGAAGTAGGCCGCGTTTAAGAAGAGCCGAAGGAAGTTGGCCGCGTTTAAGAAGAGCCGAAGGAAGTTGGCCGCGTTTAAGAAGAGCCGATGGAAGTTGGCCGCGTTTAAGAAGAGCCGAAGGAAGTAGGCCGCGTTTACAAAGTGCCGAAGGAAGTAGGCCGCGTTTAAGAAGAGCCGATGGAAGTTGGCCGCGTTTTAAGAAGAGCCGATGGAAGTTGGCCGCGTTTTAA